ACGATTTTTAGAAAAGAATTTTACATCAACCGCGTCTGATTCTGCCCTCAATTTTCCGCCCGTTATTACAACATAATATCCAAGTAATAAGACATCGCCATAAACTTCCGTATTTTCAATATGGGCACCAAGTATATTCCTGATTCTGCCATTCAACCCTGTTTCTTCTTTCAACTCCCTCAATACAGTCTGTTCAGGGGTCTCACCAGATTCAATAAAACCCGAAGGTAGTGCCCATTTTCCCTTGCCCGGCTCAATCCCTCTTTTCACAAGCAATATCTCTTTTTTTTCATTCATTGCAAATATTGCAACTGAGGGCAAGGGGTTAATGTAATAGTGCCAGTTGCAATTTACACACTCAATAAATGTTTTTTTCTTCCTCAAACTACCCTTACACAAAGGACAATAAAGCCATTTTTTCATTTTTTATGCTCCTTTGATATTTTCATTTAGTCTCTTCAATAAAATATTCACATCCACCTGATACCTCTCACACAATTCTTTAACCGTTCCCCAGAAAGGTTCACCGCAAACAAGACAGGGAACACCAAATTCAATAAAAATTTTTGTCTTCTCTGGCGCA
This genomic interval from candidate division WOR-3 bacterium contains the following:
- a CDS encoding disulfide oxidoreductase, translated to MITEDSRIEDILRDAPEKTKIFIEFGVPCLVCGEPFWGTVKELCERYQVDVNILLKRLNENIKGA